In the genome of Xanthobacteraceae bacterium, one region contains:
- a CDS encoding amidohydrolase: MPVLNRIADQAGEVAEWRRELHQYPELMYEVHRTAQTVTEKLKSFGCDEVVPGIGRTGVVGVIKGRKPGDKVVGLRADMDALPLDEITGLPYASKVPGKMHACGHDGHTAMLLGAARHLCETRNFAGTAVVIFQPAEEGGAGAKAMIDDGLMTRFDIREVYGMHNMPGLPVGKFAMRSGPIMAAADRLSIEIEGVGGHAARPHFAVDTVLVGTQIVNALQSIVSRNVDPLESAVVSITLFQAGHADNVIPQTALLRGTARSLRASVRDLLEKRIVEIAEGIGKTYGAKVKAKYSRDYPVVVNNEQAVDFASSIAREIAGEASVDTKTPPVMGGEDFAFMLEERPGAFIFMGNGNSANLHHPAYDFNDSAIPFGASYWVRLVEKSMPA, encoded by the coding sequence ATGCCCGTTCTCAATCGAATCGCCGACCAAGCCGGCGAGGTCGCCGAATGGCGTCGCGAACTACACCAGTACCCTGAGCTGATGTACGAGGTGCATCGCACCGCGCAGACGGTCACGGAAAAACTCAAGTCATTCGGCTGCGATGAAGTGGTGCCGGGCATCGGCCGCACTGGAGTCGTCGGCGTCATAAAGGGCCGCAAACCCGGTGACAAGGTGGTTGGCCTGCGTGCCGACATGGACGCGTTACCACTCGATGAAATCACCGGCCTGCCTTACGCCTCGAAGGTGCCGGGCAAAATGCACGCCTGCGGCCACGACGGCCATACCGCGATGCTGCTCGGCGCTGCGCGCCATCTCTGCGAGACGCGGAATTTTGCAGGCACTGCGGTCGTGATTTTCCAGCCCGCCGAAGAAGGTGGCGCGGGCGCGAAGGCGATGATCGACGACGGGCTGATGACGCGCTTTGACATTCGCGAAGTGTACGGCATGCACAACATGCCGGGCCTTCCGGTCGGCAAGTTCGCGATGCGCTCCGGCCCCATCATGGCGGCGGCCGACCGGCTTTCCATCGAGATCGAAGGAGTGGGCGGTCACGCCGCGCGTCCGCACTTCGCGGTGGACACCGTGCTCGTTGGCACGCAGATCGTGAACGCACTGCAAAGCATCGTGTCGCGCAACGTCGATCCGCTGGAAAGCGCGGTCGTCTCGATCACGCTGTTTCAGGCCGGGCACGCCGATAACGTCATTCCGCAGACCGCTTTGTTGCGTGGTACTGCGCGCAGCCTACGGGCGAGCGTGCGCGACCTGCTCGAAAAGCGCATCGTCGAAATCGCGGAGGGCATCGGCAAGACGTACGGCGCGAAGGTGAAGGCGAAATATTCCCGCGACTATCCGGTCGTCGTGAACAACGAACAGGCGGTTGATTTCGCATCCTCGATTGCACGCGAGATCGCGGGAGAGGCGAGCGTCGATACCAAGACGCCACCCGTTATGGGCGGCGAAGACTTCGCTTTCATGCTGGAGGAGCGCCCCGGCGCCTTCATCTTCATGGGCAACGGCAACAGCGCCAACCTTCATCACCCGGCCTACGACTTCAACGACAGCGCAATTCCGTTCGGCGCTTCGTATTGGGTGCGCCTGGTCGAAAAGAGCATGCCCGCCTAG
- a CDS encoding DMT family transporter, translating into MKIPNRAGIYALLFVMPLFFVSNLIIGRAVTDAVAPATLAFWRWFLAAMMLLPFAWRGLIAHAGTFKSLWRELLWLGVLGMVFCGAGVYLSLRYTTASNAALIYTSSSISIVVMEALFFREKLAGAKLLGTLIGFLGVAVIILHGELSRLLSFQFNIGDIGIALAAFSWAIYSVVLKRKELRALPTLPLFAAITIAGSLTLLPLALYEATQHGLLPHGRNEWIAILALAIFPSVLAFGLYQILVKYAGPSLTGMSLYLLPVYGVALAVLTLGERLYPYHIAGLALVLGGIALATNPFARKPDAA; encoded by the coding sequence ATGAAAATACCTAACCGCGCCGGCATCTACGCGCTCCTGTTCGTGATGCCGCTGTTCTTCGTCTCCAACCTCATCATCGGACGCGCCGTGACCGACGCGGTCGCGCCCGCGACGCTCGCATTCTGGCGCTGGTTTCTGGCCGCAATGATGCTGTTGCCGTTCGCATGGCGCGGATTGATCGCACATGCCGGGACATTCAAATCGCTATGGCGCGAGTTGTTGTGGCTTGGCGTGCTCGGCATGGTGTTCTGCGGCGCAGGTGTCTATCTCTCTCTCCGCTACACCACCGCGAGCAACGCGGCGCTGATCTATACCTCGTCGAGCATCTCGATCGTGGTGATGGAAGCGCTGTTCTTCCGCGAGAAACTGGCGGGCGCAAAACTGCTCGGCACGCTGATCGGGTTTCTCGGCGTCGCGGTGATCATCCTGCACGGCGAACTGAGCCGTCTGTTGAGTTTCCAGTTCAACATCGGCGACATCGGAATCGCGCTGGCGGCATTTTCATGGGCGATCTATTCGGTGGTGTTGAAGCGGAAGGAACTTCGCGCACTGCCCACGCTGCCGTTGTTCGCCGCGATCACGATTGCAGGTTCGTTGACGCTTTTGCCGCTCGCGCTTTATGAAGCGACGCAGCACGGCCTGCTTCCACACGGGCGAAACGAATGGATCGCTATATTAGCGCTCGCGATCTTTCCGTCGGTGCTGGCGTTCGGCCTGTATCAGATCCTCGTGAAATACGCCGGTCCGTCGCTGACCGGGATGTCACTGTATCTGCTGCCGGTATACGGCGTCGCGCTCGCCGTGCTCACACTAGGCGAGCGGCTTTATCCCTATCACATCGCAGGACTGGCGCTGGTGCTTGGTGGCATCGCGCTTGCGACCAATCCTTTCGCGCGCAAACCGGACGCGGCCTAG
- the glmU gene encoding bifunctional UDP-N-acetylglucosamine diphosphorylase/glucosamine-1-phosphate N-acetyltransferase GlmU — translation MATDFSVLVLAAGEGTRMRSTLPKVLHRVGGTTLIGRVLQAASRSGAGRLDAVIGPDREDVAAEVRRHAKDAGIFVQRERLGTAHAVLAAREALRGQNVVIAFGDTPLLRAETFSALADALQDAAVAVLGFRPADPHGYGRLVIDGNGLAKIVEEKEASEAEKKITLCNAGIMALQGKHALALLDAITNENAKKEFYLTDAVAIARAHGLNVTVREAPEEEVMGINDKSQLAEAEGQLQKRLRKAALEAGVTMIAPETVFLSADTKFGKDVTIEPNVFFGAGVTVKDGATVRAFSHVEGAEIGEGAVVGPFARLRPGTKLGAKTRIGNFVEVKAASFGDGAKANHLSYVGDAEVGAEANIGAGTITCNYDGFDKHKTVIGKGAFIGSDTALVAPVTIGEGAYVGTGSVITEDVPAGALAVARGRQANKPDWATVTRKARGKAKK, via the coding sequence TTGGCCACCGATTTCTCAGTCCTCGTACTCGCCGCCGGCGAAGGCACACGGATGCGTTCCACACTCCCGAAAGTGCTGCACCGGGTGGGCGGGACCACGCTGATCGGGCGCGTCTTGCAGGCTGCCTCCCGCAGCGGCGCGGGAAGGCTCGATGCGGTGATCGGCCCGGACCGTGAAGACGTCGCGGCCGAGGTCCGCCGTCATGCGAAAGATGCGGGTATCTTCGTCCAGCGCGAACGCCTCGGCACGGCCCACGCCGTGCTCGCTGCGCGCGAAGCGCTGCGCGGGCAAAACGTGGTGATCGCCTTCGGCGATACGCCGCTGCTGCGCGCCGAAACCTTCTCCGCGCTGGCGGATGCGTTGCAGGATGCCGCGGTCGCGGTGCTCGGTTTTCGTCCCGCCGATCCGCACGGCTATGGCCGGCTGGTAATCGACGGAAACGGCCTCGCTAAGATCGTCGAGGAAAAGGAAGCAAGCGAAGCGGAGAAGAAGATCACGCTCTGCAACGCGGGCATCATGGCGCTACAGGGCAAGCACGCGCTTGCGTTATTGGACGCCATCACGAACGAGAATGCGAAAAAGGAATTCTACCTGACCGATGCGGTCGCGATCGCGCGCGCACACGGCCTGAACGTCACCGTGCGCGAAGCGCCGGAGGAGGAAGTCATGGGCATCAACGACAAGTCGCAGCTTGCGGAAGCGGAAGGCCAGTTGCAAAAGCGGCTGCGCAAGGCCGCGCTCGAAGCGGGCGTGACCATGATCGCGCCGGAGACGGTGTTCCTCTCTGCCGATACGAAATTCGGAAAAGACGTCACCATCGAGCCGAACGTATTTTTCGGCGCGGGCGTCACCGTGAAGGATGGCGCGACGGTGCGCGCCTTCTCGCACGTCGAAGGCGCGGAGATCGGCGAAGGCGCGGTGGTGGGTCCGTTTGCGCGGCTGCGTCCTGGCACGAAGCTCGGTGCGAAAACCAGGATCGGCAATTTTGTCGAAGTGAAAGCGGCGAGCTTCGGCGACGGCGCGAAGGCGAACCATCTTTCCTATGTCGGCGACGCCGAAGTCGGCGCGGAAGCGAACATCGGCGCCGGCACCATCACCTGTAACTACGATGGCTTTGACAAGCATAAAACCGTCATCGGCAAGGGCGCGTTTATTGGTTCGGATACCGCGCTGGTCGCGCCGGTGACGATCGGCGAGGGTGCCTATGTCGGCACCGGCTCGGTGATTACCGAAGACGTCCCCGCGGGCGCGCTGGCGGTTGCGCGCGGACGGCAAGCGAACAAGCCGGATTGGGCCACGGTAACGCGCAAAGCCCGCGGGAAAGCCAAGAAATAG